The Triticum aestivum cultivar Chinese Spring chromosome 7B, IWGSC CS RefSeq v2.1, whole genome shotgun sequence genome window below encodes:
- the LOC123156868 gene encoding uncharacterized protein isoform X2 has protein sequence MVTHTSSNIDRARVLDLVAVWRSGTNLRRVPCADLKRGASICHTRRLRPDWQACDQGCALEPRCRARRRQGPLHHHRLHGFGQIGRLVARVALESTDVELVAVNDPFITTDYMTYIFKYDTVNGQWKHH, from the exons ATGGTGACGCACACATCGAGCAACATCGACCGGGCGCGGGTGCTGGATCTGGTCGCCGTTTGGAGGTCCGGTACTAATCTCCGACGAGTTCCTTGCGCAGATCTGAAGAGGGGTGCCTCGATCTGCCACACCAGAAG GCTTCGGCCGGATTGGCAGGCTTGTGACCAGGGTTGCGCTCTAGAGCCCCGatgtcgagctcgtcgccgtcaagGACCCCTTCATCACCACCGACTACATG GTTTCGGCCAGATCGGCAGGCTTGTGGCCAGGGTTGCGCTCGAGAGCACCGatgtcgagctcgtcgccgtcaacGACCCCTTCATCACCACCGACTACATG ACCTACATTTTCAAGTATGACACTGTCAACGGACAGTGGAAGCACCATTAA
- the LOC123156868 gene encoding glyceraldehyde-3-phosphate dehydrogenase 2, cytosolic isoform X1 — translation MSSCGNPEEIPWAAAGAEYVVEDTGVFTGKDKAATHIKGGANKVIISAPSKDAPMFVCGVNEKEYKPDIDIVSNANCTTNCFAPLAKVINDMFGFVEGLMTTVHAMTATHKTVDCPSSKDWRGGRAASFNIILSSTGAAKAISFDLMEGYEGSQFKRSCAK, via the exons ATGTCCTCATGTGGGAACCCTGAGGAGATCCCATGGGCTGCTGCTGGTGCTGAGTACGTTGTTGAGGACACCGGTGTTTTCACTGGCAAGGACAAGGCTGCAACTCACATTAAG GGTGGTGCCAATAAGGTCATCATTTCTGCTCCCAGCAAGGATGCTCCCATGTTTGTCTGTGGTGTCAATGAGAAGGAATACAAACCTGACATCGACATTGTCTCCAACGCTAACTGCACCACTAACTGCTTTGCTCCTCTTGCTAAG GTTATCAATGACATGTTTGGCTTCGTTGAGGGTTTGATGACAACAGTTCATGCCATGACTG CAACCCATAAGACTGTTGATTGTCCTTCCAGCAAGGACTGGAGAGGTGGAAGGGCTGCCAGCTTCAACATCATTCTGAGCAGCACTGGTGCCGCAAAG GCTATTTCGTTTGATTTGATGGAGGGTTATGAAGGGAGCCAGTTCAAGAGATCATGTGCAA AATAG